One genomic region from Candidatus Borkfalkia ceftriaxoniphila encodes:
- a CDS encoding PFL family protein: protein MFNKNDVLETIHMIEREHLDIRTITMGISLLSCIRATAQETAAAVYDTVCQKAKNIVRVASDLSGEYGIPIVNKRVSVTPASLISAPFPEQAYLIGEALDRAAKELGIDFLGGYSALVHKGTADYEKIFLESIPEVLKNTERLCSSVNIGSSKSGINMDAVKLMGEIVKRTAELTADKDGLGCAKLVVFANAVEDNPFMAGAFHGVGESDTVINVGVSGPGVVKHALENIPDANLNDAAEMIKRTAFKITRAGQLVAKEAAKRLNAEFGIVDLSLAPTPVMGDSVAHILEELGLECVGGHGTTAALAMLNDAVKKGGVMASSHVGGLSGAFIPVSEDIGMIHAAEKGLLNIDKLEAMTAVCSVGLDMIAIPGKTPATTISAIIADEAAIGMINNKTTAVRVIPVPGKDVGDSVEFGGLLGRAPVMPVNTTDSSRFILRGGRIPAPIHSNKN, encoded by the coding sequence ATGTTTAACAAGAACGACGTATTGGAAACTATACACATGATCGAGCGGGAGCATCTGGATATCCGCACGATCACTATGGGGATATCGCTTCTCTCCTGCATCCGTGCGACGGCGCAGGAAACCGCGGCAGCCGTTTACGATACCGTCTGCCAAAAGGCGAAAAACATCGTAAGGGTCGCCTCCGATCTTTCGGGGGAATACGGCATACCCATCGTCAACAAGCGCGTATCGGTCACGCCCGCAAGTCTTATCTCGGCGCCCTTTCCCGAACAGGCATATTTGATAGGCGAAGCGCTCGACAGGGCGGCGAAGGAACTCGGCATAGACTTTTTGGGCGGTTATTCGGCGCTCGTACATAAAGGTACCGCCGATTACGAAAAGATCTTTCTGGAAAGCATTCCCGAAGTTTTAAAAAATACCGAAAGGCTCTGTTCGTCGGTCAATATCGGTTCTTCCAAATCGGGTATCAATATGGACGCGGTCAAACTGATGGGCGAGATCGTGAAAAGGACTGCGGAACTCACCGCCGACAAGGACGGTCTCGGGTGCGCGAAACTGGTCGTGTTTGCCAACGCGGTGGAGGATAATCCGTTCATGGCAGGCGCGTTCCACGGCGTGGGAGAGAGCGACACCGTCATAAACGTCGGCGTTTCGGGCCCGGGTGTCGTCAAACACGCGTTGGAAAACATTCCCGACGCCAACCTCAACGACGCGGCGGAGATGATCAAGCGTACGGCGTTCAAGATCACCCGCGCGGGCCAGTTGGTCGCTAAAGAGGCGGCAAAGCGTCTCAACGCGGAGTTCGGTATCGTCGATCTTTCGCTCGCGCCTACGCCCGTCATGGGCGACAGCGTCGCGCACATTCTCGAAGAACTGGGGCTGGAATGCGTGGGAGGACACGGCACGACGGCGGCGCTCGCCATGCTCAACGACGCGGTGAAAAAGGGCGGCGTGATGGCAAGTTCGCACGTGGGCGGGTTGTCGGGCGCGTTCATTCCCGTCAGCGAAGATATCGGCATGATACACGCGGCGGAGAAGGGGCTTCTGAACATCGACAAACTCGAAGCGATGACCGCGGTGTGTAGCGTGGGGCTGGACATGATCGCCATTCCCGGCAAGACGCCCGCCACGACCATCAGCGCCATCATCGCGGACGAAGCGGCGATCGGCATGATCAACAATAAGACGACCGCTGTGCGCGTCATTCCCGTTCCGGGAAAGGACGTAGGCGACAGCGTGGAATTCGGAGGGCTTTTGGGCCGCGCGCCCGTCATGCCCGTCAATACGACGGACAGTTCTCGTTTCATTCTGCGCGGCGGAAGGATTCCCGCGCCCATTCACAGCAATAAAAATTAG
- a CDS encoding ACT domain-containing protein, with the protein MRAVVTVTGKDKKGIIAKVSAFLAERGVNIEDISQTLLQEYFAMIMLVDISQSKLELSALSKDCEKLGDEIGMSIRLQHEAIFNAMHNI; encoded by the coding sequence ATGCGTGCAGTAGTTACGGTTACGGGAAAAGACAAAAAAGGCATTATCGCAAAAGTGAGCGCGTTTCTCGCGGAGCGCGGCGTCAATATCGAAGATATCAGTCAGACGCTCCTGCAGGAATACTTTGCGATGATCATGCTCGTGGATATCAGCCAGAGCAAACTGGAACTTTCCGCGCTTTCCAAAGATTGCGAGAAACTGGGCGACGAGATCGGTATGTCTATCCGTTTGCAGCATGAGGCGATCTTCAACGCCATGCACAATATTTAA
- a CDS encoding DegV family protein, which translates to MEGKIIITSDSTCDLSPALLEENHISLARLSVILGDTTYRDGEGIEPQTIFDFVEKTGDLPKTAAPSLEDYLHFFRSFTDKGNTVIHFNISSKASGSHGFAVAAQKEIGEDKVYVVDSYALSTGQGLLVMKACDLVKEGKSAKEIYDAVMSLRDKVNTSFIPDTLLYLFKGGRCSRLSFFGAKVLNIHPYIDMKDGELYPKKKYIGNMSRCLKNYVKDLVAEYPSYDDTRCFITHSSAEPELVESVRKMVEENFRFKEIIETVAGSIITSHCGKNTIGVLFITK; encoded by the coding sequence ATGGAAGGAAAAATCATCATCACGTCGGACAGCACTTGCGATTTGAGCCCTGCGCTCTTAGAGGAAAATCATATCTCGCTCGCGCGGCTCAGCGTCATTCTGGGCGATACTACCTATCGCGACGGCGAAGGTATCGAGCCGCAGACGATTTTCGATTTCGTGGAAAAAACGGGCGATCTGCCGAAAACGGCCGCGCCCAGCCTGGAAGATTATCTGCACTTTTTCAGATCGTTCACAGATAAGGGAAATACGGTTATACACTTTAATATTTCCTCCAAAGCGTCGGGTTCGCACGGGTTCGCCGTGGCGGCGCAAAAGGAGATCGGAGAGGACAAGGTGTACGTTGTCGATTCGTACGCGCTTTCCACGGGGCAGGGGCTTCTGGTCATGAAGGCTTGCGACCTTGTTAAAGAGGGAAAGTCCGCAAAGGAGATCTATGACGCCGTGATGAGTCTTCGCGACAAAGTAAATACTTCCTTTATTCCCGATACGCTTTTGTATCTTTTCAAGGGCGGACGCTGTTCGCGCCTCTCCTTTTTCGGGGCGAAAGTGCTCAATATCCATCCCTATATCGACATGAAGGACGGAGAACTTTACCCTAAAAAGAAATATATCGGCAATATGTCGAGATGTTTGAAAAATTACGTCAAAGATTTGGTCGCGGAGTATCCCTCTTACGACGATACCCGATGTTTTATTACGCACAGCAGCGCGGAGCCCGAACTCGTGGAAAGCGTGCGCAAGATGGTCGAAGAAAATTTCCGTTTCAAAGAGATCATCGAAACGGTCGCGGGGAGCATCATTACCAGCCATTGCGGAAAAAACACCATAGGCGTGTTGTTTATTACGAAATAA
- the lepB gene encoding signal peptidase I, with the protein MEENENYGELIQRRRDPNGEMRSTARFLLVLLAIMFCVTILFTQIFNGVVVIGDSMKNTLYDGDYLYMNVSYTRLERGDIIVIDTHEKTAAGIEKYLIKRLIGLPGDSLYAEDGKLYRKEAGKEDFTLLTENYLPEEWDRNNEIASKAHPLILQENEIFFMGDNRNISEDSRGKYRNLTSEDVVGIVAPWSIACKGFLTALFNIF; encoded by the coding sequence ATGGAAGAAAACGAAAATTACGGCGAGTTGATACAAAGAAGAAGAGACCCGAACGGCGAAATGCGTTCGACCGCGCGGTTTTTGCTCGTACTGCTCGCGATCATGTTTTGCGTTACGATTTTATTCACGCAAATTTTCAACGGGGTGGTCGTCATCGGGGATTCCATGAAAAATACTCTGTACGACGGCGATTACCTGTATATGAACGTAAGTTATACGCGGCTCGAGCGCGGAGATATCATAGTGATAGACACGCACGAAAAGACGGCTGCGGGTATCGAAAAATATCTGATCAAGCGCTTGATCGGGCTTCCCGGCGACAGTCTGTACGCCGAGGACGGCAAATTATACCGTAAAGAAGCGGGGAAAGAGGACTTTACCCTTTTAACAGAAAATTATCTTCCCGAGGAATGGGACAGGAACAACGAGATCGCCTCGAAGGCGCATCCGTTGATACTTCAGGAAAACGAAATCTTTTTTATGGGCGACAACCGCAACATCAGCGAGGACAGCCGCGGAAAATACCGCAACCTGACGAGCGAGGACGTCGTAGGCATCGTCGCCCCGTGGTCAATTGCCTGCAAAGGCTTTTTGACCGCGCTTTTCAATATATTTTAA
- a CDS encoding DUF951 domain-containing protein: MIYSIGDKVITKKKHPCGSDVWTVIRVGADVKIKCDKCGRVVMLGVEEFKKAIKQPRRD; the protein is encoded by the coding sequence ATGATATACTCGATCGGAGATAAGGTCATAACTAAAAAGAAACACCCCTGCGGTTCGGACGTCTGGACGGTCATCCGCGTGGGCGCCGACGTCAAGATCAAGTGCGACAAGTGCGGCCGCGTGGTCATGCTGGGCGTGGAAGAATTCAAAAAGGCGATTAAACAGCCGAGGCGGGATTGA
- a CDS encoding alpha/beta hydrolase family protein, whose amino-acid sequence MANKILTPSTLWNDFDDTLGLCAEEEAISSENGMRLNRVRFSGRETGKGRVRIFANFALPAEGTKFPALLILPDADKTVCPALMQRFTARGFAVLMPDYRGKFPDCEEYTEYPENVPYANFAEAGRHIAYADETAKETSWYEWVAVARYCMRYLKSREEIGRVGVLGIKRGGEIAWQLMATSSDLSCGVSVCAGGWMTYKGKYKFGESSEVKLDDERYRFLAAVDSQAYAPYVRCPVLMLNSTNDHNFDADRAFDTYARINPEMEKTFHFASRYDGHIGNTSLANLDLFTDKFLKDRAVFMPAPVDIVIEEDADGELVARLTMDTNGEFTECKVFMAEDNLDSATRNWASCEMKRENDDEAVFRLNAYENAKIVFAFAKAKYSCGFYVSSKIAVKRVEKKYKNLQPSGRILYSSLNGTDSFTFDKADKYFLADCIADDEKPIVKLYEGAHGIKGVCSPLGLKTFKISDSMYRPADNAFLKFDLYAPEPCIVEIAVNVVKDGVSEAYVCNLKTGGGEAWYNHILYARDFKNSVNKSLAQLNEGISLTFNSAETFALNNLLWV is encoded by the coding sequence TTGGCTAACAAAATTTTAACACCGTCAACTTTATGGAACGATTTCGACGATACGCTCGGACTTTGCGCGGAAGAAGAGGCGATCTCTTCCGAAAACGGCATGCGTTTGAACCGCGTCCGCTTTTCGGGGCGGGAAACGGGCAAGGGGAGAGTGCGTATTTTCGCGAATTTCGCGCTTCCTGCGGAAGGGACGAAATTCCCCGCGCTGCTCATTCTGCCCGACGCGGATAAGACCGTGTGCCCCGCGCTCATGCAGCGCTTTACCGCGCGCGGGTTTGCGGTGCTCATGCCCGATTACCGCGGTAAATTTCCCGATTGCGAAGAATACACCGAATATCCCGAGAACGTGCCTTACGCGAATTTCGCGGAGGCGGGCAGACACATCGCCTACGCCGACGAAACGGCAAAGGAAACTTCCTGGTACGAATGGGTGGCTGTGGCGCGTTACTGTATGCGCTATCTCAAATCGCGCGAAGAGATCGGGCGCGTGGGCGTGCTCGGCATCAAGCGCGGCGGCGAGATCGCCTGGCAGTTGATGGCGACTTCTTCCGATCTTTCCTGCGGCGTGAGCGTATGCGCGGGCGGCTGGATGACTTACAAGGGCAAATACAAATTCGGCGAGAGTTCGGAAGTCAAACTGGACGACGAGCGTTACCGTTTTCTGGCGGCGGTCGATTCGCAGGCATATGCGCCCTATGTGCGCTGTCCCGTTCTCATGCTCAATTCCACCAACGATCACAATTTCGACGCCGACCGCGCCTTCGATACCTATGCGCGGATCAATCCCGAAATGGAAAAAACTTTTCATTTCGCTTCCCGCTACGACGGGCATATCGGCAATACCAGCCTTGCCAATCTCGATCTGTTCACCGACAAATTTCTGAAAGACCGCGCCGTATTCATGCCCGCGCCCGTGGATATCGTCATCGAAGAGGACGCGGACGGCGAACTCGTCGCGCGGCTCACGATGGACACCAACGGCGAATTTACCGAATGCAAGGTATTTATGGCGGAGGACAATCTCGATTCCGCAACGCGCAACTGGGCTTCGTGCGAAATGAAAAGGGAAAACGACGACGAAGCCGTGTTCCGCCTGAATGCCTACGAAAACGCCAAGATCGTGTTTGCGTTCGCCAAGGCGAAATACAGTTGCGGGTTTTACGTTTCTTCCAAAATCGCGGTCAAACGCGTGGAAAAAAAGTACAAAAATCTACAGCCTTCCGGTCGGATTTTATACAGCAGTTTGAACGGGACGGACAGTTTCACTTTCGACAAAGCGGATAAATATTTTCTCGCCGATTGCATTGCGGACGACGAGAAACCCATCGTAAAACTGTACGAAGGCGCGCACGGGATCAAAGGCGTGTGTTCGCCGCTCGGTCTGAAAACTTTTAAGATCAGCGATTCCATGTACCGCCCTGCGGACAACGCTTTTTTGAAATTCGATCTGTACGCGCCCGAACCGTGCATCGTGGAGATCGCCGTCAACGTCGTAAAGGACGGCGTTTCGGAAGCATACGTATGCAACCTGAAAACGGGCGGCGGAGAGGCGTGGTATAATCATATTCTCTACGCCAGGGATTTCAAGAACAGCGTCAATAAATCTTTGGCGCAACTGAACGAGGGGATCTCGCTCACGTTTAACAGTGCGGAAACGTTCGCCCTCAATAACTTGCTCTGGGTTTAG
- a CDS encoding AAA family ATPase — protein MKPKYLQFCGINSFSEPAEIDFEKLLRGGIFGIFGDTGSGKTTILDSIVFALYGKIERARGGVGSDIINYGCDRAYVNFEFETESDEGRKVYRIEREIRRKNSLQKAELILIDGDRRTSIGDGKVSAVNALVQEIVGLSFDDFKKCIALPQGEFAQFVKAEKSERLKLIARLFGLEEYGEKLNARVREKYGFYLGQTQFCQGKLSGMEDVSKEAENSLKSALNESLSLQKAAEENFSRAQERYNLLRSAYEKGVRAAQVEKRLAELSARAEEISEKQQAIARYGGAAAAKKYGEEIQSLRDKILREREKSKMFEERGKSAAQKLADLEKRAETENFDAKINECGASLARAEYIKQDSELLKSKQTERDALKAEYKKFAMQAESAERELSDLTEEKRSLAAERQKAAALGDPETLLQKNFGGALLRGEYSKSFEYFGGRLEKLRADYPADGKLYFAVERELTEKQAHYRSLLEQTVEGRSPDEIFKSFQNLRETRDALTKREHRLELAEQEARRRKEEAGSKLAEITEKGARAKEEIDSLQTKINEVLGGHSDYNAFTAHLRASVSSYEKAKQEIAGALEKARAAQNEAAAAQKECEASVKLFTENLAAAEKNLAEELEKNGFQDLTEAQGLLARYPDIRKTQEETENFQREKLSLEGQRSAYADAASVSEEELASAKEEFENFSAARQKLFSDIGVFESRLKEVSGKLTEKLLIEKQLKHFQGRLDLLEKLRSLIKGNNFMEFIASEYLSDISASASETLLKLTGGRYFIRYKQGFFVGDNYNGGELRAVFTLSGGETFLVSLSLALSLSAAIYAKSLRPIEFFFLDEGFGTLDEKLVDTVMDSLEKLKNTHFSIGLISHVEELKHRIDNKIIVVGAAEGGSSKIQINY, from the coding sequence ATGAAACCTAAATATCTGCAATTTTGCGGCATCAACAGTTTTTCCGAGCCTGCGGAAATCGACTTCGAAAAACTTTTGCGCGGCGGCATATTCGGCATATTCGGCGATACGGGCAGCGGCAAGACGACCATTCTCGACAGCATCGTGTTCGCGCTCTACGGCAAGATAGAGCGGGCGCGCGGCGGCGTCGGTTCGGATATCATCAACTACGGTTGCGACCGCGCTTACGTGAATTTCGAGTTTGAAACGGAAAGCGATGAAGGGCGGAAAGTTTATCGCATCGAGCGCGAGATCAGGCGCAAAAATTCACTGCAAAAAGCCGAGTTGATACTCATTGACGGCGACAGACGCACGAGCATCGGCGACGGAAAGGTTTCCGCCGTGAACGCGCTCGTGCAGGAGATCGTAGGGCTTTCCTTTGATGATTTCAAAAAGTGCATCGCATTGCCGCAGGGCGAATTCGCGCAGTTCGTCAAAGCGGAAAAGAGCGAGCGGCTCAAACTGATCGCGCGGCTGTTCGGACTGGAAGAATACGGTGAAAAACTCAACGCGCGCGTGCGTGAGAAATACGGATTTTACCTCGGGCAGACGCAGTTCTGCCAAGGAAAACTTTCGGGCATGGAGGACGTTTCCAAGGAAGCGGAGAACTCTTTAAAGTCGGCGCTCAATGAGAGCCTTTCTTTGCAGAAAGCGGCGGAAGAAAATTTTTCGCGCGCGCAGGAACGCTATAATCTGCTGCGCTCCGCGTACGAGAAAGGCGTGCGTGCGGCGCAAGTGGAAAAGCGTCTTGCGGAATTATCCGCGAGAGCGGAAGAAATTTCCGAAAAGCAACAAGCGATCGCCCGTTACGGCGGCGCGGCGGCGGCAAAAAAATACGGGGAAGAAATTCAGTCGCTCCGCGATAAAATACTGCGCGAACGGGAAAAGAGCAAAATGTTCGAAGAGCGCGGGAAAAGCGCCGCGCAGAAACTTGCAGATCTTGAAAAACGCGCCGAAACGGAAAATTTCGACGCTAAGATCAACGAATGCGGCGCAAGTCTTGCGCGCGCGGAATATATTAAGCAGGACAGCGAACTGTTGAAGAGCAAACAGACCGAACGGGACGCTCTCAAAGCCGAATATAAAAAATTCGCAATGCAGGCGGAGAGCGCGGAACGCGAGTTATCCGACCTTACCGAAGAAAAACGATCTCTTGCCGCCGAACGGCAAAAAGCGGCGGCGCTCGGCGATCCCGAAACGCTGCTGCAAAAAAATTTCGGGGGCGCGCTTTTGCGCGGGGAATATTCGAAGTCGTTCGAATATTTCGGCGGCAGGCTGGAAAAACTGCGCGCCGATTATCCCGCCGACGGCAAATTGTATTTTGCCGTGGAAAGGGAACTGACGGAAAAGCAAGCGCATTATCGGTCGCTATTAGAGCAGACGGTGGAAGGGCGCTCGCCCGACGAAATTTTTAAAAGTTTTCAGAACTTACGCGAAACGCGGGACGCATTGACGAAACGGGAGCACAGGCTCGAACTCGCCGAACAGGAAGCGCGGCGGCGCAAAGAGGAAGCGGGATCGAAACTTGCGGAAATCACCGAAAAGGGCGCGCGCGCGAAAGAGGAGATCGATTCGCTGCAAACGAAAATAAACGAAGTTTTGGGCGGACATTCCGATTATAACGCTTTCACGGCGCATCTCCGCGCGTCGGTCAGTTCGTACGAAAAGGCGAAACAAGAGATCGCCGGGGCTTTGGAAAAAGCCCGCGCCGCGCAAAACGAAGCCGCGGCGGCGCAAAAGGAGTGCGAGGCGTCCGTAAAATTGTTTACGGAAAATCTCGCGGCGGCGGAAAAAAATCTTGCGGAAGAACTGGAAAAAAACGGATTTCAAGACCTTACAGAGGCGCAGGGTCTGCTTGCGCGCTATCCCGATATCCGCAAAACGCAGGAAGAAACGGAAAACTTCCAACGCGAAAAACTTTCTCTGGAAGGGCAGCGGTCGGCGTATGCCGACGCGGCGTCGGTGAGCGAAGAAGAACTTGCCTCGGCTAAAGAGGAATTTGAAAATTTTTCCGCGGCGAGGCAGAAACTTTTTTCCGACATAGGAGTTTTCGAAAGCAGGCTGAAAGAGGTGAGCGGCAAACTCACCGAAAAACTGCTCATCGAAAAACAACTGAAACATTTTCAGGGGCGGCTCGATCTTTTAGAAAAACTTCGCTCGCTCATAAAGGGCAACAATTTTATGGAATTCATCGCCTCCGAATATCTTTCCGATATCTCGGCGTCGGCGAGCGAGACGCTGTTGAAACTGACGGGCGGGCGCTATTTTATCCGCTATAAGCAAGGTTTTTTCGTGGGCGACAATTATAACGGAGGCGAACTGCGCGCAGTATTTACCCTTTCGGGCGGCGAAACCTTTTTGGTTTCTCTCTCGCTCGCGCTCTCCCTCTCGGCGGCGATCTACGCGAAATCTCTGCGTCCCATCGAATTTTTCTTTTTGGACGAAGGGTTCGGAACGCTGGACGAAAAACTCGTGGACACCGTCATGGACAGTTTGGAAAAACTGAAAAACACGCACTTTTCCATCGGACTGATTTCCCACGTAGAGGAGTTGAAACACCGTATCGACAATAAAATTATCGTTGTCGGCGCGGCGGAGGGCGGAAGTTCGAAAATACAGATCAATTATTAA
- a CDS encoding metallophosphoesterase family protein: MKVLHTSDWHIGKRLLGRERIGEQREVLREIAALCERERVELVLVAGDVFDTYLPSSEAEDLFYTSVRELAGKDRAVVIISGNHDDHIRLAAATSLSEEFGIYIYGNVSHVPALSAVRKTHPVRAGAHFMEMENEAGERVFLNLLPYPTEARLKEDKNPDESFCDKMRRWIEAGEAENTEKLPSVFVSHLFVAGGKVSEGEREIDLGGARAVPLELLPASDYVALGHLHRKQHLGGRNVFYSGSILQYAFDEANVDRKVMLFDLGKEGVYNLKEVKLTSGKTLVRLAANSVGEAEELLKRYENCFIELTLFLKEPLIPSQIKELKEANEGLISIIPEIKADCALGEFASRKNLSASELFTEYYKSMYSDEPPKDLLELFMEISEARDET, translated from the coding sequence ATGAAGGTTTTGCACACGTCCGACTGGCATATCGGCAAGCGGCTTTTGGGCCGCGAGCGCATCGGCGAACAGCGGGAAGTTCTGCGTGAAATCGCGGCTCTTTGCGAGCGCGAGAGGGTGGAACTCGTACTGGTCGCGGGGGACGTGTTCGATACTTATCTTCCTTCTTCCGAGGCGGAAGATCTCTTTTATACCTCGGTCAGGGAACTTGCGGGCAAGGACCGCGCGGTGGTCATCATCAGCGGCAATCACGACGATCATATCCGCTTAGCCGCGGCGACTTCGCTTTCCGAAGAATTCGGCATCTACATTTACGGCAACGTTTCGCACGTGCCCGCTCTTTCCGCCGTGCGCAAGACGCATCCCGTCCGCGCGGGCGCGCATTTTATGGAAATGGAAAACGAGGCGGGCGAACGCGTGTTTCTCAATTTACTGCCGTATCCCACGGAAGCGCGCCTAAAAGAGGATAAAAACCCCGACGAAAGTTTTTGCGACAAGATGCGCCGCTGGATCGAGGCGGGCGAGGCGGAAAATACGGAAAAACTTCCCTCCGTCTTTGTGTCGCATCTCTTCGTGGCGGGCGGAAAGGTGAGCGAGGGCGAGCGGGAAATAGACCTCGGCGGCGCGCGCGCCGTGCCTTTGGAACTTTTGCCCGCGAGCGATTACGTCGCGCTCGGGCATCTTCACCGCAAACAGCACCTCGGCGGCCGCAATGTATTTTACAGCGGTTCCATTCTGCAATACGCCTTCGACGAGGCGAACGTAGATAGAAAGGTGATGCTGTTCGATCTCGGAAAAGAGGGCGTCTATAACTTAAAGGAAGTGAAACTGACCTCGGGCAAAACGCTCGTGCGGCTCGCCGCGAACAGCGTAGGCGAGGCGGAAGAACTTTTAAAACGCTACGAAAATTGCTTTATCGAACTGACGCTCTTTTTAAAGGAGCCGCTCATTCCTTCGCAGATCAAAGAATTGAAGGAAGCGAACGAGGGGCTCATCTCCATCATCCCCGAGATCAAGGCGGACTGCGCGCTCGGCGAGTTTGCCAGCCGCAAAAATCTTTCCGCATCCGAACTGTTTACGGAATACTATAAGAGCATGTACTCCGACGAGCCGCCCAAAGACCTTTTGGAACTGTTTATGGAGATATCGGAGGCGCGGGATGAAACCTAA
- a CDS encoding DnaD domain protein — translation MGFCSYSKEFSASSYTNVENQFITKYMALADGDAVKVYLYGLYLCQNVQEEFTLTEAARDLNMSEKQIMDLFRFWEDFDLLQIVSIEPFCVKYFPSDYSKGKPKKIRTEKYSDFNKAVQSLMPQKMISTSEFEKYFAVMEQYSIKPEAMILIVKYCIDLKGETIAQNYILQVARNFAYEGVTTVEKIEKKLSDYVLRSGDIGRILRAMGSTKKPEPEDYNLLKRWTGELLFETDTVEFVASLFKKCGMNKLDEILKELYANKKFDRAEIKEYLSRKAQIKNLTLSIAKELGVYCQIIDTYVDNFVSVWLSFGYDDASLISLAKYCFKREKKSFEKMDELIKKLAAIGVISAESIVTYMQGEATEQDFLSEVLAACGLTRRVNNWDRECLKNWRNWNFSDEMILKAAQLAAGKSSPVPYITSVLSSWKSQNIFSPDALEKDARTAFRTAENADKSAEFKKKVQSYYFNLRERAQDKAAYYLSVARHNPDFCKNEEELRSAEIQLAKAEALGGDGAALAQNLTQLKKQRAALLVSMRLSEDKLTPQYRCKKCRDTGFDKNGNVCDCYKKFVENAAEDKKLETILDAYSNIEL, via the coding sequence ATGGGTTTTTGTTCGTATTCCAAAGAATTTTCGGCATCCTCTTACACCAACGTCGAAAATCAGTTTATCACCAAATATATGGCGCTCGCCGACGGCGACGCGGTAAAAGTATACCTGTACGGGCTGTATCTGTGCCAGAACGTACAGGAAGAATTTACTCTCACCGAGGCGGCGCGGGATCTGAATATGAGCGAGAAACAAATAATGGATCTGTTCCGTTTCTGGGAAGATTTCGATTTATTGCAGATCGTTTCGATCGAGCCGTTCTGCGTGAAATACTTCCCTTCCGATTACAGCAAGGGTAAACCGAAAAAGATCAGGACGGAAAAATATTCCGATTTCAACAAGGCGGTGCAGTCGCTCATGCCGCAAAAGATGATCTCCACGAGCGAATTCGAAAAGTATTTCGCCGTCATGGAACAGTACTCCATCAAGCCCGAGGCGATGATCCTCATCGTCAAATACTGTATCGATCTGAAAGGCGAAACCATCGCGCAGAATTATATCTTGCAGGTGGCGCGCAATTTCGCCTACGAAGGCGTGACCACCGTGGAAAAGATCGAAAAGAAACTTTCCGATTACGTTTTGAGAAGCGGCGATATCGGACGCATCCTGCGCGCGATGGGTTCGACGAAAAAGCCAGAACCGGAAGATTACAATCTTTTAAAGCGCTGGACAGGCGAACTCCTCTTCGAAACGGATACGGTGGAATTCGTCGCGTCGCTCTTTAAAAAATGCGGCATGAACAAACTGGACGAGATCTTAAAGGAACTGTACGCGAACAAAAAATTCGACCGCGCCGAGATCAAAGAATATCTTTCGCGCAAGGCGCAGATCAAAAATCTCACCCTTTCCATCGCCAAAGAACTGGGCGTGTACTGCCAGATCATAGATACTTACGTCGACAATTTCGTCAGCGTCTGGCTGTCGTTCGGTTATGACGACGCGTCGCTCATAAGCCTTGCGAAATACTGTTTCAAAAGGGAGAAAAAATCTTTCGAAAAGATGGACGAACTCATCAAAAAATTGGCGGCAATCGGCGTGATCTCCGCGGAAAGCATCGTCACGTATATGCAGGGCGAGGCGACGGAACAGGATTTTCTTTCGGAGGTGCTCGCCGCCTGCGGGCTCACCCGCCGCGTGAACAACTGGGACCGCGAATGCCTGAAAAACTGGCGAAACTGGAATTTTTCCGACGAGATGATCTTAAAAGCGGCACAACTCGCCGCGGGAAAATCCAGCCCCGTGCCCTACATAACTTCGGTGCTGTCTTCCTGGAAATCGCAGAATATTTTCTCGCCCGACGCTCTGGAAAAGGACGCCCGCACCGCCTTCCGTACGGCGGAAAACGCGGACAAGAGCGCCGAATTCAAGAAAAAAGTGCAATCCTACTATTTCAATCTGCGCGAGCGCGCGCAGGATAAAGCCGCGTACTATCTTTCCGTTGCAAGGCACAATCCTGATTTTTGCAAGAACGAGGAAGAACTGCGCTCCGCGGAGATCCAACTTGCCAAAGCCGAAGCACTCGGCGGCGACGGCGCGGCGCTTGCGCAGAATCTGACGCAACTGAAAAAGCAGCGCGCTGCCCTGCTCGTTTCCATGCGGCTTTCCGAAGACAAACTGACGCCGCAATACCGCTGTAAAAAATGCAGGGATACGGGATTCGACAAAAACGGAAACGTGTGCGACTGCTACAAGAAATTCGTAGAAAACGCCGCCGAGGACAAAAAACTGGAAACCATATTAGACGCCTATTCGAACATCGAACTATAA